A window of the Helianthus annuus cultivar XRQ/B chromosome 4, HanXRQr2.0-SUNRISE, whole genome shotgun sequence genome harbors these coding sequences:
- the LOC110897271 gene encoding uncharacterized protein LOC110897271 isoform X2, with protein sequence MSGPFVKKKLILRFEGRRSWALSFEKFSPSEIIRDHLGLSCCNVDCKFLVDEEYAQNIKIERSGNKFFFSRDWVKVVQQIKMKFATFVLFQYMGQRKYKLIVFMNDSTQLIVSHPQANPKAAHDMVYHQLIPQNHQVISTFTVIARNRFRFTNQNGKSCKSNSLTKD encoded by the exons ATGAGTGGTCCTTTTgtgaagaagaagttgatacTCAGGTTTGAGGGTAGGCGTTCATGGGCTCTTTCATTCGAGAAG TTTTCGCCATCAGAAATTATTAGGGATCACCTTGGACTAAGTTGTTGCAATGTTGATTGCAAATTTTTGGTAGATGAAGAATATGCACAGAATATCAAGATCGAAAGGTCTGGGAATAAGTTTTTCTTCAGTCGGGACTGGGTTAAGGTTGTTCAACAAATCAAGATGAAGTTTGCTACTTTTGTTCTTTTTCAGTACATGGGTCAAAGAAAGTATAAGTTGATTGTTTTCATGAATGATAGCACTCAGCTCATTGTTTCACATCCACAAGCAAATCCAAAAGCTGCTCATGATATG GTTTATCATCAACTTATTCCACAAAATCATCAAGTCATTTCTACTTTTACCGTCATTGCAAGAAACAGATTT CGTTTTACCAACCAAAATGGCAAGAGTTGCAAGAGTAACAGTTTGACGAAGGATTAA
- the LOC110897271 gene encoding uncharacterized protein LOC110897271 isoform X1, whose protein sequence is MSGPFVKKKLILRFEGRRSWALSFEKFSPSEIIRDHLGLSCCNVDCKFLVDEEYAQNIKIERSGNKFFFSRDWVKVVQQIKMKFATFVLFQYMGQRKYKLIVFMNDSTQLIVSHPQANPKAAHDMNTLCRFIINLFHKIIKSFLLLPSLQETDFVLPTKMARVARVTV, encoded by the exons ATGAGTGGTCCTTTTgtgaagaagaagttgatacTCAGGTTTGAGGGTAGGCGTTCATGGGCTCTTTCATTCGAGAAG TTTTCGCCATCAGAAATTATTAGGGATCACCTTGGACTAAGTTGTTGCAATGTTGATTGCAAATTTTTGGTAGATGAAGAATATGCACAGAATATCAAGATCGAAAGGTCTGGGAATAAGTTTTTCTTCAGTCGGGACTGGGTTAAGGTTGTTCAACAAATCAAGATGAAGTTTGCTACTTTTGTTCTTTTTCAGTACATGGGTCAAAGAAAGTATAAGTTGATTGTTTTCATGAATGATAGCACTCAGCTCATTGTTTCACATCCACAAGCAAATCCAAAAGCTGCTCATGATATG AATACCCTATGCAGGTTTATCATCAACTTATTCCACAAAATCATCAAGTCATTTCTACTTTTACCGTCATTGCAAGAAACAGATTT CGTTTTACCAACCAAAATGGCAAGAGTTGCAAGAGTAACAGTTTGA
- the LOC110897898 gene encoding uncharacterized protein LOC110897898, with translation MTGKDDSSSSSVTTEPKHLHPVYSVTNIQNKVRTLDGYKVTYSAWVKLFKLHAKGYEVLQHIDGTGPPAETDESYDSWAKIDSIVLQWIYGTLSDALLVRILEDQTTAQQAWNKLQSIFQNNKNSRASSLLHAFTITTLSSCESLNDYFQKLKEIAEQLKDVDQPVTELRLVLQMVQGLPLEYDTVASFINQSNTNWDNARDMIEREQRRQAARQQHSALAATRNNNPTPGNSTTSQPTIGAPPPPPSAHPGQEFDPFQSRQYSRGRGRGRNYCGGRGRGRNNNGYYPQT, from the coding sequence ATGACAGGAAAAGATGATTCATCCTCTTCATCAGTTACGACCGAACCCAAACATCTCCATCCTGTCTACTCTGTCACGAATATACAAAACAAGGTGCGAACCCTAGACGGCTACAAGGTGACCTATTCGGCATGGGTTAAACTCTTCAAGCTTCATGCCAAGGGTTATGAAGTTTTGCAACACATCGATGGCACCGGACCTCCAGCCGAAACGGATGAGAGTTACGACTCTTGGGCCAAGATCGATTCCATTGTATTACAATGGATATATGGAACACTATCAGATGCTCTTTTGGTCAGAATTTTGGAGGATCAAACAACAGCCCAACAGGCCTGGAACAAGCTTCAGTCAATTTTTCAAAACAACAAAAACTCTCGAGCTTCTTCTCTATTACATGCGTTTACTATTACCACTTTATCTTCCTGTGAATCGCTGAATGATTATTTTCAGAAATTAAAGGAGATAGCAGAACAACTCAAAGATGTCGATCAGCCTGTGACAGAATTGCGGTTAGTTTTGCAGATGGTTCAGGGCCTTCCACTGGAATACGACACCGTCGCATCGTTCATCAATCAATCTAACACCAACTGGGATAATGCACGTGATATGATTGAACGAGAGCAGCGAAGACAAGCAGCACGTCAACAACACTCTGCCCTTGCGGCCACACGTAACAATAATCCGACACCGGGTAACAGCACTACGTCGCAACCCACTATCGGtgctccaccaccacctccttcGGCTCACCCGGGTCAAGAATTTGATCCATTTCAATCTCGTCAATACTCTAGAGGACGGGGACGTGGCCGGAATTATTGCGGTGGTCGTGGACGTGGCAGGAATAATAACGGGTACTATCCACAAACCTAG
- the LOC110897271 gene encoding uncharacterized protein LOC110897271 isoform X3: MANCIGSACIEDWLFVGLYPFLAFSPSEIIRDHLGLSCCNVDCKFLVDEEYAQNIKIERSGNKFFFSRDWVKVVQQIKMKFATFVLFQYMGQRKYKLIVFMNDSTQLIVSHPQANPKAAHDMNTLCRFIINLFHKIIKSFLLLPSLQETDFVLPTKMARVARVTV, encoded by the exons ATGGCAAACTGTATTGGATCAGCTTGCATTGAAGATTGGTTGTTTGTTGGTCTTTACCCCTTTTTAGCC TTTTCGCCATCAGAAATTATTAGGGATCACCTTGGACTAAGTTGTTGCAATGTTGATTGCAAATTTTTGGTAGATGAAGAATATGCACAGAATATCAAGATCGAAAGGTCTGGGAATAAGTTTTTCTTCAGTCGGGACTGGGTTAAGGTTGTTCAACAAATCAAGATGAAGTTTGCTACTTTTGTTCTTTTTCAGTACATGGGTCAAAGAAAGTATAAGTTGATTGTTTTCATGAATGATAGCACTCAGCTCATTGTTTCACATCCACAAGCAAATCCAAAAGCTGCTCATGATATG AATACCCTATGCAGGTTTATCATCAACTTATTCCACAAAATCATCAAGTCATTTCTACTTTTACCGTCATTGCAAGAAACAGATTT CGTTTTACCAACCAAAATGGCAAGAGTTGCAAGAGTAACAGTTTGA